The Epinephelus lanceolatus isolate andai-2023 chromosome 12, ASM4190304v1, whole genome shotgun sequence genome segment GTAACCTGAGATATGTTGAGTTAATATCTGAGAAAATTCACTGTCTCCTTGTATCTTAATCTGCAGGCGGAGAAGCAGTTCCAGGTGCGTCTGAAGGACCTGCAGCTCAGCCTGGACCAATCAGAGAGCCACAAGCAAAGCATTCAGAACTACGTGGATTTTCTCAAAAACTCTTACACAACAATGTTTGATGAGGGCCTGCAATCATCAGCCTTTGGATCATCATATTTTCTAAAATGATTAAGTATgaatttgtttgcattttttaaaattaatttatgcTGTAATATTTATAAGGGCTATTTAAAAATCAGAAAAGAGGAAGAGTTATTCACCTCTACATGTAGCTGAAAATCTGGGACTTTTCTCCAGCCAGATATCAGGGAAATCTGCTGTTGTCGTGAGAGGTTTTGATAGCTGTTTTTAGATCATCAcatgttatttttacattttttggatTGTGAACTCTTGGTGCTACTGTGTCTTATTCCAATATGACAAGGAGCCAGTTGTATAAACGAACACTGGACTTAGATTGTTCAGTAAGGCTAATGGTTCCAGGTTTGCAAATGTAAGggtttgctgctttttttttgatAACTTTAAATCAAATTCATTTGGGTTTTAGACTGTTGGTCAGATAAAACAAGCAGTCTTAAGGAATGtgagtaactgtaactgatatTTCGTCACTATTTTCCCATAATTCATGGATTAAAATCATGAATTAAAATTAAAGGGTTTTCCAGCTGTAGAAAAGTAATGTGCCACTAGATGGAGCTGTTTTGTTAGCTAATCTTTTTCAATTCTGTGAAGTGTCTGGTTTTATCCACAGTGATGATGGCTTAACTCCATttagctgttttgttttcagggtTCTGGTGCTCGCTCACTGTCATACTGTCATGTCTTAGTGGGATAGTCAAATACAACggagccatcattaatgttataaGTATCACCTGTACTTTACttactatgacaagtcaaaatgtttgtTGTGAAAAAAGGCAGATGCATCATGCGCTTGGTTGTCAGTCTTACTTCGTTCACCACTAAATGAGTCCTATGCTGCATGCAAAGTTAAATTTGCAGGTGTAAGAGTAGATCAATCTTTATGCAAGTGGCTCCAGACcaaacttgttttttctttgctgtACCTACACCTCATTCTGAGAGTTATGTTACAGTGCTTATGTCAGAAATGTAGACTTAAGTCCCTTGAattggacttgagtcagactcgGGACACAAATTTGTTGACTTGAAACTCAACTtgaaaaaatgtctgtttctcattcatccagtttGTGGTAATCTtgagtgctatattgtaggcaactggactggCTTGAGTTTCCTGAAGatgttttgcctctcatccaagaggcttcttcagttgtACCGGACTGGTGTGGAGTCGGAGGCCTGAAGCAGccttcagaccaaagattcgtctTGCAATGACTTGCAACTACATGCACCCATTTGCAACTACATGGCCTTGCAACAGTACAGTTTACACCAAGGCACCAAGGTGAGACTAGCGACATCACTGAAACCGCTGTCGTCTCTACAGCAACGGGTACTTTACAACGGCACGTGAAGCTGAACAGCACAACAAACCCCAGAGAGCACATGGATGCATCAGCAGAGCACAACTCTTCTTGTATGCGACCGTCTGTGGTTGGATACCCTAAGGCAGGTCTATTCAATTACAAACTCAACTGGGCCggattttaaaaccagaaaatgaCAAGGGGGCGCATTtttagggtgtgtgtgtgctgtgaggaggaggtcagccctgacatgcagagagcaggagagaggctgcagcatgatgatacatgaatccaaaactttaaaaagtaacgatAAGAGCCAAGAACGTCggagcttattattattattacggtCTTGATTAAATTCACGTACGGCCCACATTGGTACCCAGCTCTACAAAAAGAAAGCACGAGCTTGCTGCAGATTGGTTACAAGGTTCGAGACAGTTTGCGACAAACAATTGAAAAGGTTGAATCCCTTGCAACTGCATGAGCCGACCTGAGCAGATATGCAACTGAGTCATTCagaccactgcaacttttctctgcaacatccTGAAACTGTTTTGTTGCATCTGGAACCAAGGTCTGGAATCCTTGGGTTGAACTGGCCTTTACAGTTGTTGAGGTCACGTGAACTCTGAGCTTCAGAGTCGTCAAGGTCACCTGTGAGTTGTTGGCACAAGATGGCCGaatgggtcaacgactcacaggTCACCTTAGCGACTCTGAAGCTCATGGTGCTTTCGTTTTGTACTCAGAGGTCGGAAgtcggaagtgggaatgacgtcacctccgggttgacaacagtttttgcgtTCTAGTTGACAACGGTGGACAAGTCGGATAAAAACATGGACGCCCGCAATAAAGCCTTTGTTTCCCTTGCACTTTCGGAGTATAGACAGCTTCAGAAAcatcatgcactccaactgatgaacgctgcagatgaggctgacctaatgtaaaacaaataagataaaattgctataaacagtactttagcagagtgtttactcaaTATGTATGTgactggcagccatcttgaattcatAAGTCAgggttgatgcggttgctccGAGTTTCCTGCCTTATGTGTGTGTCCACCATTCACCGACCTGTCTGCCCCTGAACCCGGCTCAAGTTTCTGTTTATTCTGTGCTTTAAGTaaaggtcattaccaactgtcacTGAGTGCTGCGTTTGGGTTCAATCACATCCGTTCtaattacatttggtgaagagcgcATCATGACTTGGTTAGGACTCAGAGCTCAAAGTTTAGGGCTTgagacttgagtgcaaagacttcaggcctgtcccaatacccacacttcccctagaaatacccacttgcacttggttgtgcgcgttcacgtttaggctagtggtgtcccaaaatagaactgaggtagtggaagtggtttccaacacttaaaacccgccctagattccaagggagccccaaCCCACACTTACAACGAGGTGGAAGATGACATTTCCCACAACACCATGCGAAGTCAGCAACTGCGGCAAGTTtttgaaaacaatttgttactgtacagTCGAAATGTTGGccatacaaacaacagatggttggactagcataaactcatcagcaacttgagaaaaaatatttaaacaaatcgacttacccgaacagaatcgatcagaactagaagacgtcgtatgcgcctcctgttttcagcatttcttctctgttgattcataagacagagaaggtgtgttttcaaacctgaatgactTCCGGTGTCTTGCGCCACTACTACgcgtgacgtatgcctgcacATCGGCCACGCCGATTTGCATGATgtggtgtctcatttcttagggaaagatctctaccctaatatttctaaCTTctctcatcaagggttatctcgcaaacgagggcactcaataccaagtggaagatttaaggggtagaaatgggattgggccttagacTCACCTGTGACCTCTTGCAAAACAAGACATGGTCCCACCTCTGGCATATGTCCCTGCTAACTTTACCAGTGGTTAAGCCATGTTTTCCAACATGAAACAAGCTTCAACTTTGCTCCCCATTAAACCACCAAAACTTTAACTACTTTGTCTGACTCATAATTTGGGAAATTCAGAGTCTTGGCACTCAGAATGCTTATTTCCCCTTTATCCTGCTGATTCTAAGAACAAACCTGTGTCTGTTTTGTAGTAATCATAGAAACCGTGTGATGTGTACTTGGTGTGTTTATGTTCTGATTCTCGCCCGGACTGAGATGAATGATGCAGAAAATCAGTTGATGAGCTGTCAGTTTTGAAGCTCATCCCTTTAGGGCTGCAAAAATAATTACTGAGATAGATGCAACACTGGGACCTTTCCAAACCACttgaaactgctgctgctggttcgCCCTCATGCTTTTGAAGCTTTTATATAACTGAGGTGGAGAAGCACACACAAGAACGCAGGTATCTGCTGCAGCATGACTGAACTAAAAACCGAACTCTGTTTGTCCTTCTTCATGTTCttcctgctgttgttgttgtatctATGGTAATAAACTACCAGACCTGAGTGTGTTCTTGCAGTGGACGTATTCCCCCGAGCGAGCAGTTCTCCTCTCAAGTTCTCGCAGACAAAGCTCTATTGTTGTGTTCTCCGTCAGGGGATGGAACCATTTCATGTCTGCGTGCGTCAGAACTCCTGTTTTTCCTTTGCTCTCGTTCTCGCTCTCTTGGTCTTGCCCCTTTACGTAATACTGTTGATCACACTTTGGGAATTTGCTTTGGGAATAAGCTCACATGTGACTTCTGGCGTTTGTTTGGTGTCACGATTCAGCAGCGTGATGGACACACCCTGAGCTTTTCTGATTATTAGACTCAAATGAGTTGGATGACCTATTTgtctttttgctttttattgacttatttattttacaaatgcTAGATTAGTGGACGAAtgatcaaaaacaaacaaaggctTCACTGTTGCACGTGTTAAAGGGGTTATCTGAAGGTCACATACAGTAGTCTGATTCATGTACAAACTTTGTTGGATGGAGGATTAACCCTGAGTGTTTGCATTCAAAGTCATACTTCAGATTAGATTGGGCAATTTAACATTAATTTGCAACTGATCATGTTTACTTCTGAAGGGAAAAGAGTTGAATTATATCCAGCTAACACTCGCTGTGTTGCAATCAATATAAGAGCAATACATTTCCAAATTCAGGGTCGCACATGAGAGATGTCTTATATCTCTGTGGAAAGTTAAGATTATTCTCTCTTACCCTATAACTTTTTCATCAAACAAAATTCTGCAGCTTGTGCCCAGCATCTGTCCAACATCAGGGAAACCACTCCGAGGTTTACATTACATTCATTCCCTGAGCTATTCAGTGGCATGTAGGTCTACTTAGAAGTGGGTCAGCCAGATGCAGTTCAAACAGTATAGCTCATTTCCTACCCAGAACTGTTACAACAGACCCCACTGAGAATTTTTTGATATTATTGTGAGCCCCACTCTTTGCCTTTTGCCTAAAAAGTGAAATAATTGGGAAAATGCaatgttttatgtgtttatttgtggaaaaatcaagacaTAAAATTCATTCAAATTCTTCAGTCATATTAAAACAGTTTACAAAAGCAAATGAGTGTAgagcagggatactcaactcACTTGAGTCACAATGCTCGACGGGCCACACAGCACCCTATCATGGGCCAGATTTTGCCCATGGGCTGTAAATTGAGTATCACTGGTGTGGAGGATGTCAAACAAATATTATTGTATGATATCCCATGATTAGATATAACAATACACTAAATGAAGtatgaaatattaattataAATAGAATTTACAGTAAATCAACAAACATGGCGACATATGTGTAATGACGGATTTAGTAGCTGCCTTAGTTTTTACGTCACTCCCATGTTGTCATGTGACATGTCTCGTAAAGGGAAGTTTAAAATATGTTgagtatgtgtaaaaaaataaaattggagaacatgtttttattcaactataaaaataagaatttaaaaaatgtaattataaaaaACTTGCTTCAAAATGAAGCAAACCACAAGGCTCCAATGTCACGAAGCAAAATTATAACCAATGCAGTTCAAGTGCAAATGTTTTTATCAGTCAGCACTTATGGTGTCTTCCTTTATCTCTCCATTTTCAGTTTGTGGATATCATTATGAAGCCTGTGGCGAGCAGGTTTCTTCTTGTTGCTGCCGGAGCAGTTTAAGTTACATTTGCAAGACTCgatcatcatcaccatcctGCTCACTGTCTCTCCATTTTTGCATCGGAACCTGACAGGTAACATCTGCGTTCGGTGAGGCCTGCAGCACCGGCCTTCTGAGCAGGACCCACAGTACCTCGGCTGGAACTTTTTCAGGCTACGGCAGCCTGCGTAGGACAGTTTGACTGGACGGCTGGCCTTTTCTATGTTGTTACATTTCTGGCCTTTCTGTTGAAGAGAAGACAACAacagtgtgtgtaaatataaatgttgtttttgtgcaaGAGCAAAGATATATGATGCTAATCAACAAGTAATCCAATCTTATTATGCCAAAAATTAGAACACAAAAAGTGTGAAATGAACCTTTAATCTGGTAAAGGTCTTTTGGTTGCATGGGCGGACTTCACAGATCCGAGTCTCTTTCACCAGTTTGCACTGAGCGTTGCTATTGGTCACCCTGGTGGACACTCCAGTACCACAGGATTTGGAGCACGGTGACCAAGCTGTGGTGTGAGACACACACTTGACCCCTCTAACCAACATGCGGCCTATTGGGTGACTCCTGAAAGCTGCACAGAAGGAACAAAAACAAGGTACAGAAGAGTTTGAAGTCAATACATTTGTAATCTTACACACATTTCCTTATAGTCTTCTTCTTAGACACTTTAACAATGTCACTGGAAAGAACATTGTGCAAAACTGCTCACCAGGTAAAGAATGTGACTGCCCCCCCCACACAGGAGCCAGCTCATTCCTGTTGGTAAGGTCGTCTTCATACAGTCTGTCTTTGCCCTGCTTTCCTTTGTGTTTCTTCACCacatctccctctgtctttgccTCCTCAGGGCAGACAAGTTGCTCGCAGCACCGTCCCTTTACTTTAACACGCTTGGGCTTGGCACAGCCCACTTTGGGCAGCATGAGCTCATGTGGGCAGAGGGACACACATCCGACAGCACCGTCCATGCAAGTGCACTGGTGTTTGCAGTTTGGACGGAAGATTTCCCCGTTCT includes the following:
- the LOC117272308 gene encoding CCN family member 1-like encodes the protein MWKVFVIVGVTLVSASCPKDCRCPPDTPRCAAGVGLMLDGCGCCKVCARQLFEDCSKTQPCDHTKGLECNFGGGYGSAKGICRAKSDGRTCEYNNKIYQNGEIFRPNCKHQCTCMDGAVGCVSLCPHELMLPKVGCAKPKRVKVKGRCCEQLVCPEEAKTEGDVVKKHKGKQGKDRLYEDDLTNRNELAPVWGGQSHSLPAFRSHPIGRMLVRGVKCVSHTTAWSPCSKSCGTGVSTRVTNSNAQCKLVKETRICEVRPCNQKTFTRLKKGQKCNNIEKASRPVKLSYAGCRSLKKFQPRYCGSCSEGRCCRPHRTQMLPVRFRCKNGETVSRMVMMIESCKCNLNCSGSNKKKPARHRLHNDIHKLKMER